One genomic window of Spirochaetota bacterium includes the following:
- the thrC gene encoding threonine synthase translates to MGRKKIVRKRTAAKKPALTAHFRCAEGCDVQYPLDTVVYTCEKCGGLLEVHHDIDALAQRSAKEWKALFDERMRTNTYPYGSGVWGKKEWVLPHIDKDHIVSMYEGNTNLFWAQRLEKELGLKELWIKHCGTSHTGSFKDLGMTVLVSQVNAMRKKGVPITAVACASTGDTSAALAAYCAYADIPSIVFLPRNKISVAQLVQPIANHSIVLALDTDFDGCMRIVKEVTKDNRIYLANSMNSLRIEGQKTVGIEIIEQLDWQVPDTIIIPGGNLGNVSALGKGLLMLESLGMIKKRPRIVVAQAHNANPLYRSYLTGFREFSPMTAEKTFASAIQIGDPVSIKKAIAVLREFNGVVEEATEDEIADAAGRSDRTGLFVCPHTAVAMSALFKLVDRKVIDRKETVVVVSTAHGLKFTDFKIGYHTGAFSGISAKYANPPLELPADVGAVKDAISREITKRK, encoded by the coding sequence ATGGGCAGAAAAAAGATCGTCAGGAAGAGGACGGCCGCGAAAAAGCCGGCGCTCACCGCGCATTTCCGCTGTGCGGAAGGCTGCGACGTGCAGTACCCGCTCGATACCGTCGTCTATACCTGCGAAAAATGCGGCGGGCTTCTCGAAGTGCATCACGATATCGATGCCCTTGCGCAAAGGTCCGCGAAGGAATGGAAAGCGCTCTTTGATGAGCGTATGCGCACGAACACATATCCCTACGGCTCCGGCGTCTGGGGTAAGAAGGAATGGGTACTCCCGCACATCGACAAGGACCATATCGTCAGCATGTACGAAGGCAATACCAATCTCTTCTGGGCGCAGCGCCTTGAGAAGGAACTCGGCCTCAAAGAACTCTGGATAAAACACTGCGGGACATCGCATACCGGGTCGTTCAAGGACCTCGGCATGACGGTGCTCGTTTCGCAGGTGAACGCGATGCGCAAAAAAGGCGTCCCGATAACCGCGGTGGCGTGCGCCTCGACGGGCGACACCTCGGCCGCGCTCGCCGCGTACTGCGCGTATGCGGACATCCCTTCGATAGTGTTCCTCCCGCGCAACAAAATATCCGTCGCGCAGCTCGTGCAGCCCATCGCGAACCATTCCATCGTCCTTGCGCTCGACACCGACTTCGACGGGTGCATGCGCATCGTCAAGGAAGTGACGAAGGACAACAGGATATATCTCGCCAACTCCATGAATTCGCTCCGCATCGAGGGGCAGAAGACCGTAGGCATCGAGATAATCGAACAGCTCGATTGGCAAGTGCCCGATACCATCATCATCCCCGGCGGCAATCTCGGCAATGTGAGCGCGCTCGGCAAGGGACTGCTCATGCTGGAATCGCTCGGCATGATAAAGAAACGCCCGCGCATCGTGGTCGCACAGGCGCATAATGCCAATCCGCTCTATCGGTCGTATCTCACGGGCTTCCGCGAATTCTCGCCGATGACCGCCGAAAAAACGTTCGCCTCGGCGATACAGATAGGCGATCCGGTGAGCATAAAGAAGGCGATCGCCGTGCTCAGGGAATTCAACGGCGTCGTCGAAGAGGCGACGGAAGATGAGATAGCGGACGCCGCGGGCAGAAGCGACAGGACGGGGCTCTTCGTCTGTCCGCACACCGCGGTCGCGATGAGCGCGCTCTTTAAGCTCGTCGACAGAAAGGTCATCGACAGGAAAGAGACGGTCGTTGTCGTATCGACGGCGCACGGCCTTAAGTTCACCGATTTCAAG
- the pyrR gene encoding bifunctional pyr operon transcriptional regulator/uracil phosphoribosyltransferase PyrR, producing the protein MTRECMNSSAMNAAIVRMAREFCDREKDASTFAFIGIRSRGDIIMERFRTAVSSFVKTPIDTGTLDITFYRDDLSRRIELPEVKETRIPFDITNRKILLIDDVFFTGRTIRAAMNALFDYGRPSLIRLLVLVDRGARELPIVPDYIGTTVDAKKDDIVNVTLAEKDGTDAVIIQEKRA; encoded by the coding sequence ATGACACGCGAATGCATGAACAGCTCCGCGATGAACGCGGCTATCGTCCGCATGGCGCGTGAATTCTGCGATCGCGAGAAGGATGCATCGACCTTCGCGTTCATCGGCATACGCTCGCGCGGCGACATCATCATGGAACGCTTCCGCACCGCCGTATCGTCCTTCGTGAAAACGCCCATCGATACCGGCACGCTCGATATCACGTTCTACCGCGACGACTTGAGCCGGCGCATTGAGCTCCCGGAAGTGAAGGAAACGCGCATTCCGTTCGATATCACGAACCGAAAGATACTCCTTATCGACGATGTGTTCTTCACCGGGCGCACGATTCGCGCGGCGATGAACGCCCTTTTCGATTACGGCCGTCCGTCGCTGATACGCCTCCTCGTCCTTGTCGACCGCGGCGCACGGGAGCTCCCCATCGTTCCCGACTACATCGGCACGACCGTCGATGCGAAGAAAGACGATATCGTGAACGTTACGCTCGCAGAGAAAGACGGTACGGATGCGGTCATCATCCAGGAGAAACGGGCGTAA
- the purM gene encoding phosphoribosylformylglycinamidine cyclo-ligase produces the protein MGLTYKKAGVDIHYADSLIDRIKANVKTTYTKNVLTPIGGFASLVGFDKKYKQPIMVSGTDGVGTKLLLAKDMDIHDTIGIDLVAMCVNDVATTGAQPLFFLDYIGVGSLASIPYESIIRGVVKGCKLAGCSLVGGETAELPGMYGIGEYDLAGFSVGVAEKSELLPRKNIIPGDVVIGLASSGFHSNGYSLVRKVVAKAKLNLNKKYDLPRTLGEMLLTPTIIYVKTLQALVKKDLIKSAAHITGGGLIGNATRVIPAKTDIVFRKTDVAPRGIFTFIQKAGGIPDDDMVETFNNGIGMVVIASKSKADAVLRALKQLKASACVIGEMAKGTGEGFIR, from the coding sequence ATGGGACTGACCTACAAAAAAGCGGGCGTTGATATCCATTACGCCGACAGCCTCATCGACAGGATTAAAGCGAACGTAAAAACGACGTACACAAAGAACGTGTTGACACCCATCGGCGGTTTTGCGTCGCTCGTTGGATTTGATAAAAAGTACAAACAGCCGATCATGGTGTCCGGCACCGACGGCGTGGGCACCAAGCTCCTCCTTGCGAAGGACATGGATATTCACGATACCATCGGCATCGATCTTGTCGCCATGTGCGTGAACGATGTGGCAACCACCGGCGCACAGCCGCTTTTTTTCCTCGATTACATCGGCGTGGGTTCACTCGCGTCCATCCCCTATGAGTCGATAATCCGCGGCGTGGTGAAAGGCTGCAAGCTCGCCGGGTGTTCGCTCGTCGGCGGCGAGACGGCGGAACTCCCCGGCATGTACGGCATCGGCGAATACGATCTCGCCGGGTTCTCTGTCGGCGTGGCCGAGAAGAGCGAACTTCTTCCCCGAAAGAACATCATACCGGGCGATGTGGTGATCGGTCTTGCATCGAGCGGCTTTCACTCCAACGGCTATTCGCTCGTGCGCAAGGTCGTTGCGAAAGCGAAGCTCAACCTCAATAAAAAATACGATCTCCCCCGCACGCTCGGGGAGATGCTCCTTACGCCGACCATCATCTATGTGAAGACATTGCAGGCGCTCGTGAAAAAGGACCTCATCAAATCGGCGGCGCATATCACCGGCGGCGGCCTCATCGGCAATGCCACTCGTGTGATACCCGCGAAGACCGACATCGTGTTCCGAAAAACGGATGTGGCTCCGCGCGGCATCTTCACCTTCATACAGAAAGCGGGCGGCATACCGGATGATGATATGGTTGAGACGTTCAATAACGGCATCGGCATGGTCGTCATTGCATCGAAGTCGAAGGCGGACGCGGTGCTCCGTGCCTTAAAGCAACTGAAGGCGAGCGCCTGCGTTATCGGCGAGATGGCGAAGGGGACCGGCGAAGGCTTCATCCGATGA